One Lysinibacillus fusiformis genomic window carries:
- a CDS encoding YaaL family protein, with product MFFRNKGKLKKEFDEKLVDLIKETKEDLQQSKIIEELVDDYDLEIIARRKAAESIHYYLFKEARIRRVLIK from the coding sequence ATGTTCTTCCGCAATAAAGGAAAACTAAAAAAGGAATTTGATGAAAAACTTGTAGACCTTATTAAAGAAACAAAAGAGGATTTACAACAATCGAAAATAATTGAAGAACTAGTAGATGATTATGATTTAGAAATCATTGCCCGACGGAAAGCGGCGGAGAGTATTCATTATTATTTGTTCAAAGAAGCCAGAATTCGGCGAGTATTAATTAAATAA
- the recR gene encoding recombination mediator RecR: protein MYYPEPISKLIDSFMKLPGIGPKTAARLAFFVLTMKEEDVLSFSKALIDAKRNLSYCSVCGNITDVDPCHICTDKQRDASVICVVQDTKDVIAMEKMRDYNGKYHVLQGAISPMDGVGPEDINVASLLVRLQDETVQELILATNSTIEGEATAMYISRLVKPSGIRTTRIAHGLPVGGDLEYADEVTLSKAMEGRREL, encoded by the coding sequence ATGTACTACCCAGAACCCATATCTAAACTAATCGATAGTTTTATGAAATTGCCAGGGATCGGGCCGAAAACTGCGGCTCGACTGGCGTTTTTTGTGTTAACGATGAAGGAAGAAGATGTACTTTCTTTCTCGAAGGCTTTAATTGATGCAAAGCGGAATTTAAGCTATTGTTCTGTCTGCGGCAACATTACCGATGTAGACCCATGCCATATTTGTACTGACAAACAACGTGATGCTTCTGTTATTTGCGTTGTACAAGATACAAAAGATGTTATTGCGATGGAAAAAATGCGTGATTACAATGGTAAGTACCACGTACTGCAGGGAGCTATTTCGCCGATGGATGGCGTTGGGCCGGAGGATATCAATGTGGCGTCACTATTAGTACGCTTGCAAGATGAAACTGTGCAGGAGCTGATTTTAGCAACAAATTCTACTATTGAAGGCGAAGCAACAGCGATGTATATATCGCGTCTAGTGAAACCATCTGGTATTCGCACAACGCGCATTGCACACGGTCTACCAGTAGGTGGAGATTTAGAATATGCTGATGAAGTAACGTTATCGAAGGCAATGGAAGGCCGTCGAGAGTTATGA
- a CDS encoding YbaB/EbfC family nucleoid-associated protein: protein MRGMGNMQGMMKKMQKMQKEMMEAQEALNVEQFEGTAGGGMVKVAVTGQREVVEVNLDASVVDPDDIEMLQDLIVVATNEALKKVEEKTNATMGKFTQGMNLPF from the coding sequence ATGCGTGGAATGGGAAATATGCAAGGTATGATGAAAAAAATGCAAAAAATGCAAAAGGAAATGATGGAAGCTCAAGAGGCTTTAAATGTTGAACAGTTTGAAGGTACTGCTGGCGGCGGTATGGTTAAAGTGGCTGTAACAGGTCAACGTGAAGTAGTTGAAGTGAATCTTGATGCGTCAGTAGTAGACCCAGATGATATCGAAATGCTACAAGATTTAATCGTTGTTGCAACAAATGAAGCGCTTAAAAAAGTAGAAGAAAAAACAAATGCAACAATGGGTAAATTCACTCAAGGCATGAACCTTCCGTTCTAG
- the dnaX gene encoding DNA polymerase III subunit gamma/tau, with product MTYQAFYRVYRPQSFREMSGQAHVKRTLQNALLANKTTHAYLFSGPRGTGKTSAAKIFAKALNCERAPSNEPCNECATCLSITDGSHPDVIEFDAASNSRVEEIRDIIEKVRFAPASSRFKVYIIDEVHMLSTSAFNALLKTLEEPPSHAVFILATTEPHKLPATIISRCQRFDFKRLSTNDIIERMKIVLEDIELPYEEQGLKVIAQSAAGGMRDALSLLDQVVSFSGELLKLEDALLVTGSISQEVFYDLAEALKVKDVAQMLALLEQLIADGKDPLRLSEDLITFFRDLLLLQTSEGLADLLELVSPEERVFALAHDFAPDMLYGYIDILAKTQQEMRFSHHTKIYLETALLKMTQFSGGVINQVSTSGETTVSPELAQKIVALEQMVQQLSAQLQNGVPAQTTQTSKEQRPRAKNPNGYKAPTGRIQEILKDATKQEVQRVKAVWAQALNQMQKSQSALLAEAEPVAASSSAFVLKFKYDIHCQMVADNHALKAHFTQLIAGQTGIMYEMLCTPEETWLKLREEFIRDHGMHQKKAHSTIDRDVELLEPPPAEMPEEPFIDDSQPLASQDPLVTEAEKLFGKDFVEIIED from the coding sequence TTGACGTATCAAGCATTTTATCGTGTGTATAGACCACAATCATTTCGTGAGATGTCAGGTCAAGCGCATGTCAAAAGAACGCTACAAAATGCTCTCCTAGCGAATAAAACAACGCACGCGTATCTGTTTTCTGGTCCACGTGGTACTGGGAAAACGAGCGCGGCTAAAATTTTTGCAAAGGCATTAAACTGTGAGCGTGCTCCGTCAAATGAGCCATGTAATGAGTGTGCAACTTGTTTAAGCATTACAGATGGTTCTCATCCAGACGTAATTGAATTTGATGCTGCATCTAATTCGCGTGTTGAGGAAATACGCGACATTATTGAAAAGGTTCGTTTTGCACCTGCGAGTAGCAGATTTAAAGTGTATATCATTGACGAAGTGCATATGCTTTCTACAAGTGCCTTCAATGCACTATTAAAAACATTAGAAGAACCACCGTCACATGCCGTATTTATATTAGCAACGACAGAGCCGCATAAATTGCCAGCTACGATTATTTCTCGTTGTCAGCGTTTTGACTTTAAGCGACTTTCGACGAACGATATTATTGAACGGATGAAAATTGTATTAGAAGACATCGAGCTACCTTATGAAGAACAAGGTTTAAAGGTTATTGCACAATCTGCTGCTGGCGGTATGCGAGATGCTCTAAGTTTGTTAGACCAAGTCGTCTCCTTCAGTGGTGAACTCTTAAAGCTAGAAGATGCACTACTTGTTACAGGGTCGATTAGCCAGGAAGTTTTTTATGATTTAGCAGAAGCTTTAAAGGTGAAAGATGTCGCGCAAATGCTTGCGTTATTAGAACAACTTATTGCCGATGGGAAGGACCCACTTCGTCTGTCAGAAGATTTAATTACATTTTTCCGCGATTTACTGCTACTGCAAACAAGCGAGGGATTAGCGGATTTGTTAGAGCTAGTATCACCAGAGGAGCGAGTGTTTGCTTTAGCGCATGATTTTGCACCGGATATGCTTTACGGCTATATTGACATTTTAGCGAAAACACAGCAAGAAATGCGTTTCTCTCATCATACGAAAATTTATTTAGAAACAGCTTTGCTAAAAATGACGCAGTTTTCAGGTGGAGTCATTAATCAAGTGAGCACTTCAGGAGAAACAACGGTGAGCCCTGAGCTCGCGCAAAAAATAGTGGCACTTGAGCAAATGGTTCAGCAATTATCAGCGCAATTGCAAAATGGAGTGCCTGCGCAAACCACGCAGACGTCTAAGGAACAACGTCCACGTGCAAAAAATCCAAATGGCTATAAGGCCCCGACCGGACGTATTCAAGAAATATTAAAGGATGCTACGAAACAGGAAGTACAACGTGTTAAAGCTGTGTGGGCACAAGCGTTGAACCAAATGCAAAAGTCACAATCCGCTCTATTAGCGGAAGCTGAACCTGTTGCGGCATCTTCAAGTGCTTTTGTGTTAAAATTCAAGTATGATATTCATTGTCAAATGGTTGCTGATAATCATGCGCTAAAAGCTCACTTCACACAATTAATTGCAGGGCAAACTGGCATCATGTACGAAATGTTATGTACGCCTGAAGAGACTTGGCTAAAGCTGCGTGAAGAATTTATTCGTGATCACGGCATGCATCAAAAGAAAGCGCACTCAACCATTGATCGTGATGTTGAGTTATTAGAACCACCACCGGCAGAAATGCCAGAAGAACCCTTTATCGACGATTCACAACCGCTTGCATCACAGGATCCACTGGTGACGGAAGCGGAAAAGTTGTTCGGTAAAGATTTTGTTGAAATAATTGAAGATTAA
- a CDS encoding ATP-binding protein — protein MFTKVLISRATLTWVFMIALFTAVGSEIKIMPFNDTTFRFGLGSIIFFLCTLLKPTPIILAGIITSAVTTIFRVTVNYSTQDISVIDGFFTHLPAAIFYLLFAICLHQLNIHQYREKPLKLGLLVAFSEVTSNLGEQLARFLVQSYNFVLVHDFLILLAVALLRSFFVVGIYSSILIAEQKKRVQEMLNVGSDLYVETLYLKKSMNHIETITASGFDLYRQLKIQGFRTESLQALHIAQEIHEVKKDSQRIYAGISKIVGEKSFGSIRLSELLHYIEDGNSKYSEMLGKDIQFKINFDIDFPTEEHIALLALLNNLTANAIEAIEEYGVIAIAIQQQEDDTVITVCDNGKGIPQNELSIIFEPGYTTKYNVEGVAATGIGLSHVAALIAKLNGSITVESNDQKTMFKIIIPTQTIQTGET, from the coding sequence ATGTTCACGAAAGTTTTGATATCCCGCGCTACGCTCACATGGGTTTTTATGATTGCCTTATTTACAGCAGTCGGTAGTGAAATAAAAATTATGCCGTTTAATGATACAACGTTCCGCTTTGGATTAGGCAGTATCATTTTCTTTTTATGTACTCTGCTGAAGCCTACTCCAATTATCTTAGCAGGGATTATCACAAGTGCAGTGACTACAATTTTCCGAGTCACTGTTAATTACAGCACACAAGATATTTCAGTAATAGATGGTTTTTTTACCCATTTGCCTGCAGCTATATTTTACTTATTATTTGCAATATGCCTGCATCAATTAAATATCCATCAATATCGTGAAAAACCGTTAAAGCTTGGGCTCCTGGTAGCCTTTAGTGAAGTCACGAGTAATCTTGGTGAACAGCTAGCGCGATTTCTTGTACAATCGTATAATTTTGTATTAGTACATGACTTTCTTATACTATTAGCTGTTGCCTTGCTACGAAGCTTTTTTGTGGTTGGTATCTATAGTTCAATTTTAATTGCTGAGCAAAAAAAGCGGGTACAAGAAATGCTTAATGTTGGTTCTGATTTATATGTAGAAACTTTATATCTAAAAAAATCTATGAATCATATAGAAACTATTACGGCTAGTGGTTTTGATTTATATCGACAATTAAAAATTCAAGGCTTCCGTACGGAAAGTTTACAAGCTCTGCATATTGCCCAGGAAATTCATGAAGTAAAGAAAGATTCACAACGTATTTATGCGGGTATTTCAAAAATTGTAGGTGAAAAGAGCTTTGGCTCCATTCGATTGTCAGAATTATTACATTATATAGAGGACGGTAATAGTAAATATAGTGAAATGCTCGGAAAAGATATACAATTTAAAATCAATTTTGATATTGATTTTCCAACAGAGGAACATATTGCGTTACTTGCTCTATTAAATAATTTAACAGCTAATGCCATTGAAGCAATAGAAGAATACGGCGTTATCGCTATTGCTATTCAGCAGCAAGAAGATGATACTGTAATAACCGTATGCGATAACGGAAAGGGCATTCCACAAAATGAGCTCTCTATTATTTTTGAGCCTGGTTATACTACTAAGTATAATGTTGAAGGTGTAGCAGCAACTGGTATTGGACTCTCACATGTAGCAGCACTAATAGCAAAATTAAACGGGTCAATCACCGTAGAATCAAATGACCAAAAAACGATGTTTAAAATTATCATTCCTACGCAAACTATTCAAACGGGAGAGACTTAA
- a CDS encoding response regulator → MRYFIVDDDRASRVMLKQIIEDSGLGTVIGEARNGEDAIPQILMTQPEFVLIDLLMPKLDGIATVEHLIQNRFEGQFIMISQVVNKEMVGEAYEQGIDFFIHKPINRIEVENVLRKTTEQFRLKNSLLVIRQSLTSIEISEQKNHKATSRDHIQSILNDMGIVGEIGSEDIIAIIETLLAHQHKIAPLPPLKELYEEIAAVTKTTPDEILKESKAIEQRVRRTILAAMINLANLGVVDYTNSEFEYYAPRYFDFKEIRQLMKQIEDHGNRKAKVNIKKFIQVLYSDILTKLN, encoded by the coding sequence ATGAGATATTTTATTGTAGATGATGATCGTGCAAGCCGGGTCATGCTAAAGCAAATTATTGAAGATAGTGGTTTAGGTACCGTCATTGGTGAAGCGCGCAATGGTGAAGACGCCATACCACAGATATTAATGACACAGCCAGAGTTTGTACTAATCGATTTACTTATGCCAAAGCTAGATGGTATTGCAACAGTAGAACATCTAATTCAAAATCGCTTTGAGGGACAATTTATCATGATTTCTCAGGTAGTGAATAAGGAAATGGTCGGTGAGGCGTATGAACAAGGTATTGATTTCTTTATTCATAAGCCGATTAACCGAATTGAGGTCGAAAACGTGTTACGTAAAACAACTGAACAATTTCGACTAAAAAACTCACTCTTGGTTATTCGCCAATCGCTTACTAGCATTGAAATAAGTGAACAAAAAAATCATAAGGCAACATCCCGTGATCATATTCAATCGATACTTAATGATATGGGCATTGTCGGTGAAATTGGTAGCGAAGATATAATTGCCATTATCGAGACATTACTAGCACATCAGCATAAGATTGCACCGCTTCCTCCATTAAAAGAGCTATATGAAGAAATAGCCGCTGTCACAAAAACGACTCCTGATGAAATATTGAAGGAAAGTAAAGCCATAGAACAGCGTGTACGTCGTACGATTTTAGCAGCGATGATAAATTTGGCCAATTTAGGTGTAGTTGATTACACAAACTCAGAATTTGAATATTATGCACCGCGATACTTTGATTTTAAAGAGATTCGGCAGCTCATGAAGCAAATTGAGGATCATGGTAATCGTAAAGCAAAGGTGAATATAAAGAAGTTTATTCAAGTGTTATATTCAGACATTTTAACAAAATTAAATTAA
- a CDS encoding cation:dicarboxylate symporter family transporter: MKKKFKISLATQILIGLTLGIIVGGIFYGNPNIEKYLQPLGDIFLHLIKMIVVPIIISTLIVGVAGTGDMKQLGRLGGKSLIYFEVITTVAIVVGLLSANLFQPGAGINMNELSQGDISKYVSTTEEVQHEGPFDIIVGIVPTNIIQSMAEGDMLAIIFFSVIFGLGVAAVGERGKPVLGFFQGVADAMFWVTNLVMKFAPIGVFGLIGVTVSKYGFASLVPLAKLAILVYGTMLFFIFVVLGIVAKIAGISIFYLIKVLKDELILAFSTASSEAVLPRIMMKMEKLGAPKDIVSFVIPTGYSFNLDGSTLYQAIAALFIAQMYGIHLSIGEQITLMLVLMVTSKGIAGVPGVSFVVLLATLGTVGIPLEGLAFIAGIDRILDMGRTVVNVIGNSLASLVMAKWEGRFDKEKMKNYFKENENLA, translated from the coding sequence TTGAAAAAGAAATTTAAGATCAGTTTAGCCACTCAAATTCTAATTGGTTTGACTTTAGGGATCATTGTTGGTGGTATTTTTTATGGAAACCCCAATATTGAAAAATATCTACAACCACTAGGGGATATCTTTCTACATCTGATTAAGATGATTGTTGTTCCAATTATTATTTCTACATTAATCGTTGGTGTTGCTGGAACAGGCGACATGAAACAACTTGGGCGATTAGGCGGGAAGTCACTTATTTACTTTGAAGTTATTACAACAGTCGCAATTGTTGTCGGATTACTTTCGGCAAATCTGTTCCAACCAGGTGCTGGTATAAATATGAACGAACTTTCTCAAGGGGATATTTCGAAATACGTTTCGACGACTGAGGAAGTACAACATGAAGGACCTTTCGATATTATTGTAGGTATTGTACCAACTAATATTATCCAATCTATGGCTGAAGGCGATATGCTTGCTATTATCTTCTTCTCTGTCATCTTCGGTCTGGGTGTTGCTGCCGTTGGTGAACGAGGAAAGCCAGTTTTAGGATTCTTCCAAGGTGTAGCTGATGCTATGTTCTGGGTAACAAACCTTGTGATGAAATTTGCTCCAATTGGGGTATTTGGTTTAATTGGTGTAACCGTTTCCAAATATGGATTTGCTTCCCTAGTACCACTTGCCAAACTTGCTATACTTGTTTATGGAACAATGCTATTTTTCATCTTTGTCGTTCTTGGCATCGTAGCAAAAATCGCAGGTATCAGTATTTTCTACTTAATTAAAGTATTAAAAGATGAGTTAATTTTAGCATTCTCTACAGCTAGTTCGGAGGCTGTATTACCACGAATTATGATGAAGATGGAGAAATTAGGCGCACCGAAAGATATCGTATCATTTGTTATTCCAACAGGTTATTCCTTTAACTTAGATGGATCAACACTATACCAAGCGATTGCAGCGTTATTCATCGCACAAATGTATGGAATACACTTAAGTATTGGTGAACAAATTACATTAATGCTTGTATTAATGGTTACGTCTAAAGGGATTGCAGGTGTACCAGGCGTATCATTCGTTGTACTTCTTGCAACACTAGGTACTGTTGGTATTCCACTTGAAGGCTTAGCATTTATCGCAGGTATCGACCGTATTCTTGATATGGGACGTACAGTTGTAAACGTAATCGGTAACTCACTAGCATCATTAGTAATGGCGAAATGGGAAGGCCGTTTTGATAAAGAAAAAATGAAAAATTACTTTAAAGAAAATGAAAATTTAGCGTAG
- a CDS encoding RraA family protein, which produces MTKVEVSFKHLPTTAISDATGGHTNLRSAIKPLADHFKIAGRAITVRLPDGENGAVLEAIRAANEGDILVIDAKGNTNRAVAGDFVVSLAKGIGVQGFVVDGVIRDIAAIRELNFPVFSLGTTVAAGNKNGGGQVNVPIAIGGVTVQPGDYIVGDVDGVLVVPQEDAARIVAAAEAKVEKDEVRAQDAHSNGKESIIAYLDKVLAK; this is translated from the coding sequence ATGACAAAAGTGGAAGTAAGTTTTAAGCATTTACCGACGACAGCGATTTCTGATGCAACAGGAGGACATACGAATTTACGTAGTGCTATTAAGCCATTAGCAGATCATTTTAAAATTGCTGGGCGCGCAATAACTGTTCGGTTACCAGATGGCGAAAATGGTGCTGTGCTAGAAGCCATCCGAGCTGCGAATGAGGGTGATATTTTAGTAATTGATGCAAAGGGTAATACGAATCGCGCTGTAGCAGGAGATTTTGTTGTTTCACTAGCAAAAGGTATAGGTGTACAGGGCTTCGTAGTAGATGGTGTCATTCGTGATATTGCCGCTATTCGTGAGCTGAATTTCCCTGTGTTTTCACTTGGGACAACAGTAGCAGCTGGCAATAAAAATGGTGGCGGCCAAGTAAATGTACCTATTGCTATTGGTGGGGTAACTGTTCAACCAGGCGATTATATTGTTGGGGATGTAGATGGGGTCCTTGTGGTACCACAGGAGGATGCAGCGCGTATTGTTGCCGCTGCTGAGGCAAAAGTTGAAAAGGACGAAGTGCGCGCACAAGATGCACATTCAAATGGAAAAGAGTCCATTATTGCCTATTTAGATAAAGTGTTAGCCAAATAA
- a CDS encoding MDR family MFS transporter — MDSQTLYEQRNKIIAAFLVAAFIGLFNETALNMAFAQLIVDFKTDASTIQWLTTGYLLTLGILVPLSGFLMQRFTTRHLFIVSLLFTIIGTVVSAISPTFILLLIGRIIQAIGAAIILPLMMQVVLMIYPINQRGAAMGKIGLVIIFAPAIGPTIAGFVMEHFSWHYIFWMSLPFLIISLVLGLKFVQNVSEVHPVKFDVLSIILSTIGFGGVVYGFSISGKLGTFITAEVMIAIGIGVIGIILFCVRQLKMEQPMLNLKVFSFPMYNIGILMVILVHMTILATMVLLPIYLQNILLLAPMIAGLSLLPGGVINAFMAVASGHIFDRFGPRIMVPVGLLLEIVALFALRTIDVETSVYFIVVFHILMFVGISLASMPAQTNGLNQLPRHLYPDGTAFMNTLQQVAGAIGTAVSITIMSISTTNFVRVNGKTADNSFAGSIIGVQHALTFALVLAIIALVLSFFMKHVQDEKSSRRE; from the coding sequence ATGGATAGTCAAACGTTATATGAACAACGCAATAAAATTATTGCTGCTTTTCTAGTCGCTGCCTTTATCGGTTTATTTAATGAGACAGCCCTTAATATGGCTTTTGCCCAACTAATTGTAGATTTTAAAACAGACGCTTCTACTATTCAGTGGCTAACAACTGGGTATTTATTAACGCTCGGTATATTAGTACCTTTATCAGGATTTCTTATGCAGCGTTTTACAACGAGGCATTTATTTATTGTGTCATTACTATTTACGATTATCGGTACTGTAGTTTCAGCAATTTCGCCAACCTTTATATTATTACTTATTGGACGAATTATTCAGGCTATCGGAGCCGCCATTATTTTGCCTCTCATGATGCAGGTCGTACTCATGATTTATCCTATTAATCAACGTGGGGCTGCAATGGGAAAAATCGGCTTAGTTATCATTTTTGCACCTGCTATTGGCCCAACCATTGCAGGTTTCGTCATGGAACATTTCTCATGGCATTATATCTTCTGGATGAGCCTGCCATTCTTAATAATTTCATTGGTGCTCGGCTTAAAATTTGTGCAAAATGTGAGTGAAGTACATCCCGTTAAATTTGATGTATTGTCAATCATCCTTTCAACAATTGGCTTTGGAGGAGTAGTCTACGGATTCAGTATTTCTGGTAAGCTCGGCACATTTATAACAGCTGAAGTAATGATTGCTATCGGCATCGGTGTAATAGGAATTATACTTTTCTGTGTACGTCAATTAAAAATGGAACAACCGATGTTAAATTTAAAAGTGTTTTCATTCCCTATGTACAATATTGGCATTTTGATGGTCATTCTCGTACATATGACTATCTTAGCAACAATGGTATTACTTCCTATTTATCTGCAAAACATCTTACTTCTAGCACCAATGATTGCTGGTCTTTCTCTACTTCCTGGGGGTGTTATCAATGCCTTCATGGCTGTCGCTTCAGGTCATATTTTTGATCGTTTTGGTCCTCGTATTATGGTGCCAGTCGGTTTATTACTGGAAATTGTTGCACTTTTCGCATTACGTACAATTGATGTAGAAACATCTGTCTACTTTATCGTAGTTTTCCATATCCTAATGTTTGTCGGTATTTCACTTGCAAGTATGCCTGCACAAACAAATGGCTTAAATCAACTACCACGTCATTTGTATCCTGATGGTACTGCATTTATGAATACATTACAGCAGGTTGCAGGTGCAATTGGTACTGCAGTATCCATTACAATTATGTCAATCAGTACAACCAATTTTGTTAGAGTAAATGGAAAAACCGCTGATAATTCTTTTGCTGGTTCGATTATCGGTGTACAACATGCTCTAACTTTTGCATTGGTCCTGGCAATTATTGCACTTGTTTTATCATTCTTTATGAAACATGTACAAGATGAAAAATCGAGTAGGAGGGAGTGA
- a CDS encoding methyl-accepting chemotaxis protein, whose product MSTQLYSRSEAGIKNSEGLLVTIQQVSKESGENVRNLAQLQNQAESIKGIVKTIQDIASQTNLLALNAAIEAARAGEYGRGFDVVAKEVRKLSVRVEQSISEVKDNVEGIVHEIGQVSESITRIAEKVEQTNAQINVTSSDFVEIASAAEALDERSKQFTALI is encoded by the coding sequence ATGTCTACCCAGCTCTATAGTCGTTCAGAGGCAGGCATAAAAAATAGTGAGGGTTTGCTAGTAACAATACAACAAGTTTCAAAAGAATCGGGAGAGAATGTGAGAAATCTTGCCCAGTTGCAAAATCAGGCTGAATCGATTAAAGGTATCGTCAAAACTATACAGGACATTGCTTCTCAAACAAATTTACTTGCATTGAATGCGGCTATTGAAGCGGCAAGAGCTGGTGAATATGGACGAGGTTTTGATGTTGTAGCAAAAGAGGTTAGAAAACTTTCAGTAAGGGTGGAACAGTCCATTTCAGAAGTGAAAGATAATGTAGAGGGAATAGTACATGAAATTGGGCAGGTCTCAGAAAGTATTACACGTATTGCTGAAAAAGTTGAGCAAACTAATGCACAAATTAATGTGACATCTAGTGACTTTGTTGAAATAGCTTCTGCTGCGGAGGCATTAGATGAACGTTCAAAACAATTTACAGCATTAATTTAA
- a CDS encoding LOG family protein: MRIAVYCGSGLGLNPIYAEKATELGVVLAENGHGVVYGGSKTGLMGKVADAVLTAGGEVIGVMPTHLQKRELAHASLTEIHFVESMHVRKAKMVELADAFVALPGGGGTMDEYFEVFTWAQIGLHEKPVILYNVNGFYDALLQHFSKMLEEGFIRTEQKSLIRVATTPEEVLEIIK; encoded by the coding sequence ATGAGAATAGCAGTGTATTGCGGCTCTGGATTAGGTTTAAACCCAATTTATGCTGAGAAGGCAACAGAGCTTGGTGTGGTTTTGGCGGAAAATGGACATGGTGTTGTGTACGGTGGCTCAAAAACAGGATTAATGGGAAAAGTGGCAGATGCCGTGTTAACAGCAGGTGGGGAAGTGATTGGTGTAATGCCAACACATTTACAAAAGCGAGAATTAGCACATGCCTCGTTAACAGAAATTCATTTTGTTGAGTCGATGCATGTGCGAAAAGCCAAAATGGTAGAGTTAGCAGATGCCTTTGTAGCCCTACCAGGCGGAGGCGGTACGATGGACGAATATTTTGAAGTGTTTACATGGGCGCAAATAGGTTTACATGAAAAACCGGTTATTTTATATAATGTGAATGGTTTTTATGATGCACTTCTGCAACATTTTTCTAAAATGTTAGAGGAAGGCTTTATCCGTACAGAACAAAAATCATTAATTCGTGTAGCAACGACACCAGAGGAAGTTTTAGAAATCATTAAATAG
- a CDS encoding deoxynucleoside kinase produces MNLREKYDIPPHTVITIAGTVGVGKSTMTKTLAEALNFRTSFEKVDTNPYLDKFYEDFEKWSFHLQVYFLAERFKEQKRIFEYGGGFIQDRSIYEDTGIFAKMHFDKGTMNPTDYETYTNLFDAMVMTPYFPHPDLLIYLEGPIDDVIGRIQERGRAMEQQTPNDYWVEMHDRYENWINNFNSCPVLRLDINDYDLLKNPAAIESIVSRISHMLKQTSHLRK; encoded by the coding sequence ATGAATTTGAGAGAAAAATACGATATTCCACCACATACGGTAATAACAATCGCCGGAACAGTTGGCGTTGGAAAATCAACAATGACGAAGACACTGGCGGAGGCATTAAATTTCCGTACGTCATTTGAAAAAGTGGATACAAATCCGTATTTAGATAAATTTTATGAGGACTTTGAAAAATGGAGCTTCCATCTTCAGGTGTACTTCCTTGCTGAACGTTTTAAGGAACAAAAACGTATTTTTGAATACGGTGGTGGTTTTATTCAAGATCGCTCTATCTATGAAGATACAGGAATTTTTGCAAAGATGCACTTCGATAAAGGAACGATGAACCCGACTGATTATGAGACGTATACAAATTTGTTCGACGCGATGGTGATGACTCCGTACTTCCCACATCCAGATTTACTTATCTATTTAGAAGGGCCGATTGATGATGTCATAGGCCGCATACAAGAGCGTGGTCGTGCAATGGAGCAACAAACACCGAATGATTATTGGGTTGAGATGCATGACCGTTATGAGAATTGGATAAATAATTTTAATTCATGCCCAGTGCTTCGTTTAGATATTAATGATTATGATTTATTGAAAAATCCTGCCGCAATTGAATCAATTGTGAGTCGCATCAGTCATATGCTAAAACAAACAAGCCATTTACGTAAATAG